The stretch of DNA AACAAAAGAAGTTGTTTCAGTATGAATAGGAAAAACATAGAAAATTAAGACTCCAGGCTTAAATTAGCCTGGAAGACGCACAATCAATGTACATATTGACTCCTTTAATTAAGACAGTCCATAGCATCCTTATGAATACAAGAGAAACACACCACCAAAGGAAAATGGTCCAGGTAATACTAAAAgtccttataaaattatgattttCATTTTCCCATTAATGTGAATCAAGTTCCCACCAATACTCAGATTTTGCACAaggaaataaagaaagaagaagaaactgAATAGAGATGTCACTAGACTTCCCACTGAACGCATGCACTATATAGGTAGCCACCGTGACACACTCAAAGCAAGTATCAAACATTAACTATTAAAAGGTGTAAATTTGTAACATGTTTAAAATGTAGAAGTGAACTCAAAATAAATGAAACGCCGCTAGATCACAAAAATCAAGCGAAGCATATTTCATGATATGGAGTAAGTCATGAAGTAACTACCATATAACTAACATTTCAGTCATTATTgagtaaaaagtatttttttcctgaTAAATAATATTGAGGAGAGTTATATTTATCCCAGATCAAAAGATTGTAAATAAACCAACGTACTACTTTAATAACATCATGTCACTATATATACTAGGAGAGATGAGTTTAGGTAAGCAGTTACTGCAGCCACTCCGCTGTAATGGAAAATCAAGTTATATAACATCCCTGTACACTCAAAGGCTGGTGTTTTTTCATTTTAATGTTTACGGAATTTGGCTTGTCACAACGCAACACCTCATTTTGAGCCGGGATTATACGGATAGCACAGCCCGCTAATACCAAGACCAGAAAATGTGATAAATAAGCTTTCTAGAGACAGTTCTCTTGTCTTTTTTTGGTTATCAAGTATCATTTCTAGGGACAATTTCCTTAGTCTAACTATTAATTAAACTAAGATATAAAACAAGATGAGTAATGCACATACTTCCCCCAACTCCACCAAGGAACCAATCAGAGACACAAAAGCACGTTGATTCATAATTTATCATGAGCACCAATCCAACATTCAGCAGATGTGTTTAGGAAGTTTGAGAACAGATTAAAAGCAATAATTGCAACCTTTCTTGCAATCTTTTTTACCACAGCCTCACTAAAGTGTGGCAGCTGCAAGAACGGTGCATACCCTTCACTGGATCCACCTGCTGCTTTCCTTGCAGTGAGAGGTACCGCCTGAATCATTAACAGCAAAATGCGTCAGAAATGAGAGTAGGAAAGAGAACCAATTGTGCCTGCAATGTGGGTAAATGAATTTGAGTAGAATATTGGGACTTTCTAGGTCATAAACCtttcaaaaatggaaaaaaatgaATACCAACTCCTAAACAAATAACTGTTGGAAGTCCAAATCTGAGCATAATAATTCATCAAAACAACTGACAAAAATAAAATGTTGACAAAACATTCATCTTAATACATGAATCTTAACAGTATGTAACAGAACAAAAAATAAGCAGTATTGCCCGTATCAATGATGTATCTATGATTATGTCTTCAGATAATATGATGCAAATACTTTAAGTTTCAGATATAAATGTAGAACAGACAGGCGATGACGACAGTCAAAATGCTGGAAGTTGAGGTATACAACATGAAATTCAATAGTTATCACGGAAAAAAGTTACTTTTCTTACCTTGTGCTGGAAGAAGGGAAAAGAGATAAGAAAATGATAAGAAATATGTGATGAGAAGGGATAAGCATGGCTCCACACAACAGATGTAGAAACTAGTGCTGATCTTTCAGAAAAGTACTGGCTTTCTGGAAAACTAACCTGAACAACACTCTGAGACAGTTCCACCACTCCTATTGCAGGTCTTAGCCATCCATGCCCCACGGGAGGGCGTGGAATAATAGCCATCTGCATGCAATAAGACAAATTCCTTGTGTTACCACAGCAACTCATATCATGTTAGGCTTAAGACAGCTCATCCTCCTATATATACTTCCGACCTTATTAGTAAAAAAATTCCTTTCCTAATGATAGTTACCACCTACACCATGCCAGTGACAATTAAATCCCTCAGAAATGTTCCATCTTGTGACAAGAACTACAGTAAACTAAACAGCACTAACACTATCTGTTGAGTTGTCCCCAGTGTTGTGAAGAGTATGAAGCGAGGAAAAGTGACAAGCCCcttttcgcttaaagcgagaagcgagaaGTGAAGCAGCGAAATTTAAAAAaacaatattaaaataaatactgcatAGACAATGCAACACATGTAACTGTAAGCAAATGGTCAATACTTCAATATAAAAACTAAAGAGCAGCATCAactaaagcacaaaatgagcatcctattcttctacaagattgtcAAATTCTTGTATTCCATTATCATTATAATATTGCTCGCcgtctttttcttcttcatcaacTAGGGACAGAGTAGTTGCTTCTTTTCCCTTCCTCTGTGAGCTTAAAACGAAAAAACGGTggaagaaaatgaaaaagaagaagaagaggagaagaatgagaaagaagagaaaggaaaaaaaactTGCCAACATTTCGCTGCTATTTGGACGCTGAAACggtgaaagaagaagaagaaggaggaggaggcagtgttgtgaagagcgtgaagcgaggaaaagcgacaacccccatttcgcttaaagcgagaagcgaagcgctcgcttttcTGAATGAAgcagaattttaaaaaaaaattattaaattaaataccgCATAGACAACACATATATGTAAGCAAATGTTCAATACTTCTATGTAAAAACTAAAGAGTAGCATcaattaaagcacaaaatgagcatcctattcttctacaagattgtcATTAAAAGAACAACTACATAAAACATAAGAAAGGCAATTAGAACTAAGAATAAAGGATATAAAAACAAGAGGAAGGGTAGTATACCATTCTGTTAAAAACTGGGCAGCATAAAAACAATGTAAGAAGAACTGGGCGGCATTTCAACGAAGAGGAGAAGACTGAGAAAGAAccgaaggtaaaaaaaaaaattcgccAGTATTTCGCTGCTATTTGGACGCTGAAACAGAAATCATCACATACATGTTGCTGTTGAATCTCTGGTTAAGTTGAAAAGGGAACCCTAGTCGCCTCTTTGGAATCTCTGTTGCTGCTGGTCGTGTTTTAATAAAAGAACACTTAACACCTttctttttaaattaaataggcTGGCAGTGTTTAAAACAGAGAAGCGCTCGCTTCGGTCGCTTCGCTTCGCTTCGTCGCTTCTCGCTTTTTAGTGGGAAGCGCACGCTTTTGTCTACCTGAGTCGCTTCATATAGCAGAAGCGGGTAAAGGgtcgcttcgcttctcgctttaagcgaggaAGCGACCCCTTTTCACAACCCtgggaggaggaagaagaaatcACATACATGGACCAAACTTGATGATCTTGAAGTTGAAAAGTGTAGAAAAATTGAACCCTAGGTCGCCTCtttatttcactgttgttgttggTCGTGTTTTAATAAAAGAACACTGAACACCtttcttttttaattaaataggctGGCAGCTGTTTAAAATAGCGCTCGCTTCGGTCGCTTCGCTTTGCTTTGTCGCTCCTCGCTTTTTAGTGGAAAGCGCACGCTTTTGTCTACCTGAGTCGCTTCATATAGCAGAAGCGGGTAAAGGgtcgcttcgcttctcgcttcaaGCGAGGAAGCGACCGCTTTTCACAACCCtgggaggaggaagaagaaatcACATACCTGGACCAAACTTGATGATCTTGAAGTTGAAAAGTGTAGAAAAATTGAACCATAGGTCGCCTCTTTCTTTCACTGTTGCTGCTGGTCGATGATGTTTTAAAAAAAGAACaacttttttaattaaataggttGGCAGCCCTGTAATACAGAGAAGCGCTCGCTTCTTACGCATCGCTTCGCATCGTCGTTTCTCGCTTTTTAATGGGAAGCGAGCGCTTTTTTAAACCTGCTACGCTTCAGCTAACAGAAGCGTTTGATGGCTTGCCTCGCTTCGCCTCTCGCTTTAAGCGAGGAAGCGCTTGCTTTTCACAGCACTAGCTTGTCCCACATTGGTGGAATTTGAGCTCATTGGTCTCCGTATACCTTATATGGtgggcaatcctcacctcataagctagtttttggggttgagttaggcctAAGGTCCatttatcatggtatcagagctaggcCCATCCCAGTTATTGTTACCGATGTTGGGCCCCCATTTATATTGTCCACGCTCTAGTTTGCAGGCCTGGGCGTGATGGGGGTGTTGAGTTGTCCCATATTGGTGGGATTTGAGGTCcttggtctccttatatggtcttgggcaatcctcacctcataagctagcttttggggttgagttaggcccaaggtccatttATCACTATCATTATCAAAAAGAAAAGCAGCACTAACAGTAGTAATATGACTAGAACCAGAAAGAATGGAGATACCTTCATCAACTCTTCCAGAAGTCTAGGTGCGAGTTCAAGCACACGTCTGAAATCACGCTGTAAAGTTGGAGACAAAGCTGCAGTCTCACGTGTCAATTGGGCTTGAAGCAACAGTTCAGTCTGCAAGCAGAGAAGCACATCTagctagatttttttttttaaaaaaaaggacaGCTTTAACAAGGTTTTTTGATTGGAAAACAACGAAGACAGCAAGCATTTAACCTTTACTAATGCAGGATGCTGCTTCCAAAACTTAGCCTGTTCTTGCCGAATATTCTTAAGATCCAGATTTAGCTCACTTCTAACCAAGACAAATAGTCTCTGCAGAGGTTCTTCATCAGTCCGCCGAACAGGAACATCCATGAATTCAGAAGCCTTAATGAAAACATCCATGACCTTGCTGCATCATTGAAGCAACATTAGAAGAGACAGAATGGAGATAAAAGCAACATCATCTGCGAAAGCGAAGAACATTGCATAGTGGAAGGGGAAAGAAAACTATTAGGTTCAAGAAGATAAACTAGTAACCAAAACACGGAAATGCAACTATATCAGATTCAACAACATTTCAGCTACCAATTGTGATTTTTCAATACTATGAAACAATCTACAAACTTAAATATATGTATTCTTAAAAAGAAAGCCAAATAGACTATTACTCTCACATACCTTGGAGCTAAAGAAGGCTTCATTAAGTGGTAATATGCGGCTAATGTAGAGTGCATGACATAATTCCCAGTATATTTTGACGACCTAGACAAGTATATAACAGAAATTGTCAAGGGCAGAATTATACAGACTCCAACAATTCCAAGCAACAATATTCCCTCGGATGCTCCATCAATGTTTAAAAGGAACTGTGGGAGGGCAATGCCCATTTGAAGCCCCTGCAGGaaacacaaaaaagaaaaaagattcaTTAAAGATGAGTATGTTCCTCCCACCCAAATGAAATGATCATGATCATGTCTAGGaccaaaaaaaaaggaaaattcgATGTTGAAATTTACATGTCCACCTATCCTCCGCGTCCACAGGGCCATTATAGAAGTGAATTACCTGTCGTCCATCTGGATGgccatatttttcaaaattttcccgaGATATTGGATCTGTCAGAGCCTGATAAGCCTTTGAGATGTATTCAACAAAGTATGAGTGCGCCTCTGCAAAAAAGAGACAAATAGTCATGTTCAAGTGGCTGACAATACAGCTGTCACAGAAATACCTAGATGTGAACACACAGTGCTAGCTCTGGGTTCAACCTGGATCTGGATTTTTATCAGGATGATACTGAATGGAAAGTCTTCGATATGCCTTCTTTATTTCGGAGTCTGAAGCTCCATGTTCTAGTCCAAGAATATTGAATGGCTCGAATATTTGGAACTACAGaataaaatgtttaaacaaaCAAGCACCATCTCCATTGATTAAAAAAAAACATAAGAAAACAAACTACAATAAAAGGGAATCCTAGAGGATTGTGTGAAGGTTAATATGGTTGGTGCTAATAATAATGCCTCCTTGTGACCATGAGAAGGAAACTTATCAACAAACCATGAGAACTTGACATCAGTAAAAGAATACCCCATTGCTTGTGTAAATAAAACATATGCTATGTGAATTAGAAAACTTTACAAATGTGACCAATGGGGACAAAACAGTAAACATTTTAAGAACACAAGATTCGTACTATTGAAGACAGCACTAGATAGAACATGCAATTACCTCAGTGCTGATATGTTTGATGTAATAAACAAGAACAGCCATGACAACCCACAGCAGTACAAGGGTCAGATTACTGTATGTAGAGAAG from Nicotiana tomentosiformis chromosome 11, ASM39032v3, whole genome shotgun sequence encodes:
- the LOC104093776 gene encoding dnaJ protein ERDJ2-like — its product is MAASEENSALFPIFVLTLMALPLVPYTIVNLFGAFKKKAAKINCQCSVCVRSGKYHKSIFKRISNFSTYSNLTLVLLWVVMAVLVYYIKHISTEFQIFEPFNILGLEHGASDSEIKKAYRRLSIQYHPDKNPDPEAHSYFVEYISKAYQALTDPISRENFEKYGHPDGRQGLQMGIALPQFLLNIDGASEGILLLGIVGVCIILPLTISVIYLSRSSKYTGNYVMHSTLAAYYHLMKPSLAPSKVMDVFIKASEFMDVPVRRTDEEPLQRLFVLVRSELNLDLKNIRQEQAKFWKQHPALVKTELLLQAQLTRETAALSPTLQRDFRRVLELAPRLLEELMKMAIIPRPPVGHGWLRPAIGVVELSQSVVQAVPLTARKAAGGSSEGYAPFLQLPHFSEAVVKKIARKKVRTFQDFRDMTPDEREDLLSQVAGFSNSESHDVEMVLKMMPSVTIDITCETEGEEGIQEGDIVTMHAWVTLNRGNGLIRALPHCPYFPFDKEENFWLLLADSFSNDVWLSQKVSFMDEATAIIAVSKTIQESKEGSGASAREINVAVKEAIEKVKNGSRLVMGKFQAPAEGNYNLSSFCLCDSWIGCDAKSNIKLKVMKRSRAGTRGGLTADETPVMEDGIEEDEEEEEDDYDDYESEYSEDEEDTKETKSKGAVANGSTHNKGSGSSSDESGSEAD